A genomic region of Sphingobium sp. HWE2-09 contains the following coding sequences:
- a CDS encoding helix-turn-helix domain-containing protein: MTVGDGDYQEKLAAEAARVRDSGDLGRSEPLIRLFDFLLQRSLEGRVPKEIEIAQEVFDKSTDFDMMLDASVRVYIHRLRRKLTEHYARVAAEADRISIPLGEYRLVLATAATAVVVEEEEADVPEPPLPAAPSPRRRISRFWLVVIAFALINALGWAYYIGRIPTEVRPLLTKLWKPIIQNGRPTAIALGDYYIFGESDDSVTVPRLVRDFTINSRADLDSYLMLNPDKVGRYMDLNLNYLPTGLGPALGSLVPIVNGAAYPTGLRTRITNMSDLEPNIFKNANIVYLGFLSGLGPLQAPLFRASGFKIGSNFDELIDKASGRHFKSDWGSVVDGKVPQRDYGYIASLPGPTGNRIVIIAGTRDPAVVQMAEIAADEQQLDMIDAKNGDGAFEALFEVRTLGNLNLGSSLVLVRPIRADSIWQPDQQGAD; this comes from the coding sequence ATGACGGTTGGCGACGGCGACTATCAGGAAAAGCTGGCTGCGGAAGCCGCGCGCGTCCGCGACAGCGGCGATCTCGGCCGGTCGGAGCCGCTGATCCGCCTGTTCGATTTCCTCCTCCAGCGCTCGCTGGAAGGCCGCGTGCCCAAGGAGATCGAGATCGCGCAGGAGGTGTTCGACAAGAGCACCGATTTCGACATGATGCTCGACGCGTCGGTGCGCGTCTATATCCACCGTCTGCGGCGCAAGCTGACCGAACATTATGCCCGCGTCGCCGCAGAGGCCGACCGCATTTCCATCCCCCTGGGCGAATATCGGCTGGTGCTGGCCACCGCCGCGACGGCGGTCGTGGTGGAGGAAGAGGAAGCGGATGTCCCCGAACCGCCTTTGCCGGCCGCGCCCTCGCCCCGACGTCGGATCAGCCGCTTCTGGTTGGTCGTCATCGCCTTTGCCCTGATCAACGCGCTGGGCTGGGCCTATTATATCGGTCGCATTCCCACGGAGGTGCGTCCGCTGCTGACCAAGCTGTGGAAGCCGATCATCCAGAATGGGCGGCCCACCGCGATCGCGCTGGGCGACTATTATATCTTCGGCGAATCGGACGACAGCGTCACCGTCCCCCGGCTGGTCCGCGATTTCACCATCAATAGCCGCGCGGATCTCGACAGCTATCTGATGCTCAACCCGGACAAGGTCGGTCGCTATATGGACCTCAACCTCAATTATTTGCCTACGGGCCTGGGTCCGGCGCTCGGCAGTCTGGTGCCGATCGTCAACGGCGCGGCTTACCCCACCGGGTTGCGGACGCGCATCACGAACATGTCGGATCTGGAACCCAATATCTTCAAGAATGCCAATATCGTCTATCTGGGTTTTCTCAGCGGCCTTGGCCCCTTGCAGGCGCCCCTGTTCCGCGCGTCGGGGTTCAAGATCGGCAGCAATTTCGACGAACTGATCGACAAGGCCAGCGGCCGTCACTTCAAATCCGACTGGGGGTCGGTCGTGGATGGCAAGGTGCCCCAGCGCGACTATGGCTATATCGCCAGCCTGCCCGGACCCACCGGCAACCGCATCGTCATCATCGCTGGCACGCGCGATCCTGCCGTGGTGCAGATGGCCGAAATCGCCGCCGACGAACAGCAGCTCGATATGATCGACGCCAAGAATGGCGATGGCGCGTTCGAAGCGCTGTTCGAAGTGCGCACGCTGGGCAATCTCAATCTGGGCAGTTCGCTGGTGCTGGTCCGCCCGATCCGCGCCGACAGTATCTGGCAACCCGACCAGCAGGGCGCTGATTGA
- a CDS encoding TonB-dependent receptor has protein sequence MTRPTQLLWRSSACLAMILACTGHAQAQSMAAPLAEADDANERADILVTGQHMSLNTQASTGSRLGLTLLQTPASVAVVDGDDIRARGDMSVLDAVTRAPGITSNGNPGNGGTALAARGFSGQGSVLQLVDGIRLFPAASTITFPTDPWNIERIEVLNGPASVLYGQGALGGAVNVITKKPTPDRTEVEAEAGYGSQDTAHVAAGIGGPINPMFSYRADASYRRSDGYVDRGGSHSLALSGALRFAPSETLALTLRDDYGDIHPSKYFGTPLIDGRLDTAIRERNYNVADATMWSKDNRLSLTLDWSPSDAITVSNVAYYLTSKRKWRNLEIYGYDSGTGLIDRSEQYGIVHDQKQWGDQGSVKISTPLGGGISNDLVVGFDVNLIRLRYSHSFGSDPQEDSVDPYDFDPGLFLDTQGIAPRYRTRTLEWSLFAEDRLKISDALSIVGGVRMERDSVSRYTFVYTGGQITGETPALNGGTSATKRFRNTTWRVGAVYQPTSDVSLYAQYATGVDPLGTLTTFSTSGSQYYFTNATGDQIEAGVKASFLEGRGSVTLSAYKIVKNNLVTQRTLGSPVQQIGQRSSKGIEATLRFQLPAGFAIDANGTILKARYDDFPNGGDSYTGNVPAGVPQQSANLWLSWNQGKIGARAGLRYVGHSYSDDANAFRVPGYTVIDAGLSYALTPQVALDLHVYNLFDKDYALTTYSDEQWILGRPRAIDVSIRARF, from the coding sequence ATGACACGACCGACGCAGCTTTTGTGGCGGAGCAGCGCATGCCTGGCGATGATCCTGGCCTGCACCGGCCATGCGCAGGCGCAATCGATGGCCGCACCGTTGGCAGAGGCGGATGACGCGAACGAGCGCGCCGACATCCTCGTGACCGGCCAGCATATGTCGCTGAACACGCAGGCATCGACGGGCAGCCGCTTGGGCCTCACCCTGCTGCAAACCCCCGCCAGCGTCGCGGTGGTCGATGGCGACGACATTCGGGCGCGCGGCGACATGAGCGTGCTGGACGCGGTCACCCGCGCACCCGGCATCACCAGCAACGGCAATCCCGGCAATGGCGGCACCGCGCTCGCCGCGCGCGGTTTTTCGGGGCAGGGATCGGTGCTGCAACTGGTCGATGGCATCCGGCTCTTCCCGGCGGCGAGCACGATCACCTTTCCGACCGACCCCTGGAATATCGAACGGATCGAGGTGCTGAACGGACCGGCATCTGTCCTTTATGGGCAGGGCGCGCTGGGCGGCGCCGTTAATGTGATCACCAAGAAGCCCACGCCCGACCGGACCGAGGTGGAGGCCGAAGCGGGCTATGGATCGCAGGATACCGCCCATGTCGCCGCGGGCATCGGCGGGCCGATCAATCCGATGTTCTCCTATCGCGCCGACGCCAGCTATCGTCGGTCCGATGGCTATGTCGATCGCGGCGGATCGCACAGCCTCGCTTTGTCCGGCGCGCTGCGTTTCGCGCCCAGCGAAACCCTCGCGCTGACGCTGCGCGACGATTATGGCGACATCCATCCCAGCAAATATTTCGGCACGCCGCTGATCGACGGCCGCCTCGATACGGCAATCCGCGAACGCAACTATAACGTCGCCGACGCGACCATGTGGTCGAAGGACAACCGCCTGTCGCTGACGCTCGACTGGTCGCCCAGCGACGCGATCACGGTCAGCAACGTCGCCTATTATCTGACCAGCAAGCGCAAATGGCGCAATCTGGAAATCTACGGCTATGACAGCGGCACCGGCCTGATCGACCGCAGCGAGCAGTACGGCATCGTCCACGACCAGAAGCAATGGGGCGATCAGGGGTCAGTGAAGATCAGCACGCCGCTGGGCGGAGGCATCTCCAACGATCTCGTCGTCGGCTTCGACGTCAACCTGATCCGTCTGCGCTATTCGCACAGCTTCGGGTCGGACCCGCAGGAAGATTCGGTCGATCCCTATGATTTCGACCCTGGCCTCTTCCTCGACACACAGGGCATCGCCCCGCGCTATCGTACCCGCACGCTGGAATGGAGCCTGTTCGCCGAAGACCGGCTGAAGATCAGTGATGCCCTGTCGATCGTGGGCGGCGTACGGATGGAGCGGGACAGCGTCTCGCGCTATACCTTCGTCTATACGGGGGGTCAGATCACCGGCGAAACGCCCGCGCTCAATGGCGGGACCAGCGCGACCAAACGGTTCCGCAACACCACATGGCGCGTCGGCGCGGTCTATCAGCCGACCTCGGACGTCTCGCTCTACGCCCAATATGCGACGGGCGTCGATCCGCTAGGCACGCTCACCACCTTCTCGACATCGGGCAGCCAATATTATTTCACCAACGCGACCGGCGACCAGATCGAGGCGGGGGTCAAGGCCAGCTTCTTGGAAGGACGCGGATCGGTGACGCTGTCGGCCTACAAGATCGTCAAGAACAACCTCGTTACCCAGCGCACGCTGGGCAGTCCGGTGCAGCAGATCGGCCAACGCTCGTCCAAGGGCATTGAAGCGACGCTGCGCTTCCAACTGCCCGCAGGCTTCGCGATCGACGCCAATGGCACGATATTGAAGGCGCGCTACGACGACTTCCCCAATGGCGGCGACAGCTATACCGGCAACGTGCCCGCGGGCGTGCCGCAGCAGTCGGCGAATCTGTGGCTCAGCTGGAACCAGGGCAAGATCGGCGCGCGGGCAGGCTTGCGCTATGTCGGCCACAGCTATTCAGACGAC
- a CDS encoding c-type cytochrome — MTAYRNRITAVKARPLFWALMALVLIALSISLWRGGTQSDILRADPEAILGNPALRATALAGGKSVYESHCASCHGDRGKGDQTLGTPDLTDDDHLYGTGTVAQIEDIARYGIRAGNKHGWNLAVMPAYASKIPDAAEPLPPQTPAQIEDLTQYLLSFTGRSTDRAAVNRGHDQYTKAGCWDCHGRDLGGDVAIGAPSLTDDIWLYGGSPADIRHTISRGRAGMSPAFGRVLNAAQLRNVAVYVASLAPTKQDRK; from the coding sequence ATGACCGCCTACCGGAACCGTATCACCGCCGTCAAGGCGCGCCCCCTTTTCTGGGCGCTGATGGCATTGGTCCTTATCGCCCTTTCCATCAGTCTGTGGCGCGGGGGCACGCAGTCCGACATATTGCGCGCCGACCCCGAAGCGATCCTGGGCAACCCGGCGTTGCGCGCGACCGCGCTAGCCGGGGGCAAGTCGGTCTATGAGAGCCATTGCGCATCCTGCCACGGGGACAGGGGGAAGGGCGACCAGACGCTGGGCACGCCGGACCTGACCGACGACGACCATCTGTACGGCACCGGCACCGTGGCGCAAATCGAGGATATCGCCCGATACGGCATCCGCGCGGGCAACAAGCATGGCTGGAACCTGGCCGTCATGCCCGCTTATGCGAGCAAGATACCCGACGCCGCCGAGCCGCTGCCGCCCCAGACGCCCGCGCAGATCGAGGATCTGACGCAATATCTGCTGTCCTTCACGGGGCGCAGCACCGATCGCGCTGCGGTGAACCGCGGGCATGATCAATATACCAAGGCGGGCTGCTGGGATTGCCATGGGCGCGATCTGGGCGGAGACGTAGCCATCGGGGCACCATCGCTGACCGACGATATATGGCTCTATGGCGGCAGTCCGGCGGATATTCGCCATACGATCAGCCGGGGTCGCGCAGGCATGAGTCCCGCTTTCGGCCGGGTGCTGAACGCCGCACAACTGCGGAACGTGGCGGTCTATGTTGCGTCGCTGGCGCCAACCAAGCAGGA